The window cttgccccccaatccaagtggggcgccccccacccctagggtttccaaccctaggcgcagggggaggcccaaggggggcgcaccagcccatcaggggctggttcgcttccccacttcagcccatggggccctctgggataggtggccccacccagtggacccccgggacccttccggtggtcccggtacaataccggtgacccccgaaactttcccggttgccgaaactggacttcctatatataattcttcacatccggaccattccggaactcctcgtgacgtccaggatctcatccgagactccgaacaactttcgggttactgcatactaatatctctacaaccccggcgtcaccgaaccttaagtgtgtagaccctacgggttcgggagacacgcagacatgaccgaaacgactctcctgtcaataaccaacagcgagatctagatacccatgttggcttccacatgatcctcgatgatctcatcggatgaaccacgatgtcgaggattccagTAACCCCGTAtactccctttgtcaatcggtacgttacttgcccgagattcgatcgtcggtatcccaatacctcgttcaatctcgttaccggcaagtcactttactcgtaccgtaatgcatgatcccgtgaccaaccacttggtcacattgagctcattatgatgatgcattactgagtgggcccagagatacctctccgtcatacggagtgacaaatcccagtctcgatccgtgtcaacccaacagatattttcggggatacccgtagtatacctttatagtcgcccagttacgttgtgacgtttggtacacccaaagcactactacggtatccgggagttacacgatctcatggtctaaggaaatgatacttgacatttggaaaagctctagcaaacgaactacacgatcttgtgctatgcttaggattgggtcttgtccatcacatcattctcctaatgatgtgatcccgttatcaatgacatccaatgtccatagtcaggaaaccatgactatctattgatcaacgagctagtcaactagaggcttactagggacatgttgtggtctatgtattcacacatgtattacgatttccggataacacaattatagcatgaataatagacaattatcatgaacgaggaaatataataataaccattttattattgcctctagggcatatttccaacaatagtaTTATCAATGACATACTCAAGTGACAAATGTCGGACCTCATTCTGTAATGAACTGGAGTTTTCTTGACATGATGAAGATTCTTGCAGAATAGAGCAGTCATTTCCGCTTATAAATTCAGCGAGGTCATGAATAAGATCATGCATcttgcaagtactccctccgttcccaaataattgtctttctagccatctcaaatgaattacaacatacggatgtgtgtagacatgttttagagtgtagattcactcattttgctccgtatgtagtcatttgttgaaatctctagaaagacaattatttaggaacggagggagtagttggttGGTGGGTGAACTCATCTTGAACAGAATGAAAATTCACATATCGAAGTTCAGGGCGCAATTTTTCTTGAGTCTCCACATCTTGAAGGAAAGATCTCCAAACTAGCACATCAAAAATGTGTTCGCCTCTTGCTTCTGATGCAATAAAGTCATTTGCCATCCATAGCTGGATTAACGTGTCTTTCTCCAACATGCTATCCTTGGGGAAAATAACACAGATTGAAAAGCATGTTTTTGCTTCCGATGACAAGTGATAATAGCTTAGCTGTAGTGCGGGTACAATTCCGGTAAATGTGAGGATATCATCTTTCCAGACATCACTATCCAAGACAGAGAACCATTGAGTATGATGCTTCGACTGAAGTAAAGCAGATATGGTCTTGATAGCAAGAGGCAATCCCTTGCACTTGTGGAgaatactcttagcaactgaaatcAATTCCCCTTGTTTTTCCACTCCGCTTCCAAATGTGCTTCTACGAAAAAGCTCCCATGATTGGTCCTCATTTAGAACAAATATCATATGTGGATGAAGTGTGCCCATGATAGAAGCAACTCGATCACTTCGACTTGTCACAGTTATTGCACTACCTGAGCCAACACGTGAGCACAACAATGATCTCATCTCATCCCACTTTTGTCTATCTTCATTCCAAACATCATCCAACACTAGGAGGCACCTTTTCTTTACCAACACTTCACCATGTTTCTTCTGCAGTGCTTCCATATCAGTCAATTCACACTTGTTCATTGTAACCACTTGTATAATAGATCGAATAATTTCTTTGATAACAAACTTATCAGAGACACAGACCCGTATGACCAACTCAAAATGATGCATCGCCCTCGGATCATTGTGCACAAGTTGGGCAAGTGTAGTCTTACCAATTCCCCCCATACCAACTATGGGAAGCACCATGACATTGTTATTCTTATTGTTGTTGGCGGCATGGTCGAGCAATATCTTcaccacttgttccttctcatcttgTCTGCCGGCTATATCTGATTCATCAACATGAGAGTGTGTTTGTGGATGATCAACAGTTGATGTCTCGGTAAGTTGTAGGAAGTGAAAATTGTTCATCTCGACAACCAGTTCATCTATCATCTCAAGGGCATCCTTCATCTTCCTGCTCATGGATAGACGGAAAACAACCGGACTATTGACGGTGAAGTAGCTCAGCGCCTGATAGAAAAACCAATAAAACTGAAATTAAAAGGCTTCTATGTTGAGATTGAACTTCAAATACAGTCGGAGTGGGAAGAAGGTAGGACGTGGATCAACCTTACGTGTGGTGGAGTGGTGGATGTGAGCGGCGCGACCGCTCAAAGCTTCGCATC is drawn from Triticum dicoccoides isolate Atlit2015 ecotype Zavitan chromosome 4A, WEW_v2.0, whole genome shotgun sequence and contains these coding sequences:
- the LOC119284443 gene encoding putative disease resistance protein RGA3; this translates as MFLSWRRSWAAWSPRSVTRWWASCCGRGGHLAAVQCIMLDAEAKSRTNPAVRRWMTDLKTAVYQADDILDAFRCEALSGRAAHIHHSTTRKALSYFTVNSPVVFRLSMSRKMKDALEMIDELVVEMNNFHFLQLTETSTVDHPQTHSHVDESDIAGRQDEKEQVVKILLDHAANNNKNNNVMVLPIVGMGGIGKTTLAQLVHNDPRAMHHFELVIRVCVSDKFVIKEIIRSIIQVVTMNKCELTDMEALQKKHGEVLVKKRCLLVLDDVWNEDRQKWDEMRSLLCSRVGSGSAITVTSRSDRVASIMGTLHPHMIFVLNEDQSWELFRRSTFGSGVEKQGELISVAKSILHKCKGLPLAIKTISALLQSKHHTQWFSVLDSDVWKDDILTFTGIVPALQLSYYHLSSEAKTCFSICVIFPKDSMLEKDTLIQLWMANDFIASEARGEHIFDVLSILQESSSCQENSSSLQNEVRHLSLEYYSNYIVSTMKEILAPLPRKILIQRLEHMPRGIGQLNSLQPLTSYVIDSDASRGIVQLKILNLGGALSLSGIRKVHSAENAKQGNMSTKHNLKRLSLDWYGSYSTNVGFEVDTNPEGILKALCPGKRREALQLYSSTIMAAALSHVLAFECFG